One genomic region from Ornithinicoccus hortensis encodes:
- the rraA gene encoding ribonuclease E activity regulator RraA produces MNEMSTTSADRSPATADLMDVHEAVLDSVDLPIRLYGGRRRFSGSVVTLRAFEDNSGLKRLVAEPGEGRVIVVDGSGSTRVAMLGDMVAATAASNGWAGVVVHGAVRDVDALAQVDLGIAALGSNPRRSKKESEGERDVPVAFGGALFTPGSWVAVDADGIVVSRSGPLAAG; encoded by the coding sequence ATGAACGAGATGTCCACGACCTCCGCCGACCGATCCCCGGCCACGGCCGATCTGATGGATGTGCATGAAGCTGTGCTCGACAGCGTCGACCTGCCGATCCGGCTCTACGGGGGCAGGCGCCGGTTCAGTGGCAGCGTGGTGACGCTGCGGGCCTTCGAGGACAACTCCGGCTTGAAACGCCTGGTCGCCGAGCCGGGGGAGGGCAGGGTCATCGTCGTGGACGGCAGCGGCTCGACGCGTGTCGCCATGCTGGGGGACATGGTGGCGGCGACGGCTGCGTCCAATGGTTGGGCGGGGGTCGTGGTGCACGGCGCGGTGCGGGATGTCGACGCACTGGCGCAGGTGGACCTGGGGATCGCTGCGCTCGGGTCCAACCCGCGGCGCTCGAAGAAGGAGTCGGAAGGCGAGCGAGACGTGCCGGTGGCTTTCGGCGGTGCGCTGTTCACGCCCGGGTCGTGGGTCGCGGTGGACGCGGACGGGATCGTGGTGAGCCGGAGCGGCCCCTTGGCCGCGGGCTGA